From Podospora bellae-mahoneyi strain CBS 112042 chromosome 3, whole genome shotgun sequence, the proteins below share one genomic window:
- a CDS encoding hypothetical protein (COG:C; EggNog:ENOG503NUPB), which produces MSVEVITTISPTTEEPILTRNGISTEELEQIPDIATQAFKAWRTTKLADRQIIIKKALKILADRQDELANELTVQMGRPIAYTAKEVATAVKRSEYLLKISDDVLQDTPGEEEKGFKRFIRKVPVGPVLIIFAWNYPYLILVNALIPALLAGNSVILKPSPQTPTVAEQVGRAFQEAGLPDGVIQYFHSGSPTIIESIVRNPKIALVCFTGSVAGGLAVQSAASDRVVNVCLELGGKDPAYVRGDVDIAWAAEEIVDGAVFNSGQSCCSIERVYVDEKIHDQFVEAIQKVLKGYKLGDPLDKATHLGPVISKRSKETIEAHIQDALDKGAENLTPDNETFKDLPPKGNFVVPTLLTKVDHTMKVMKDETFGPVIPVMKVKSDEEAVELMNDSEFGLTASIWTKDTDKGYELCEQVEAGTVFVNRCDFPSPDLAWTGWKNSGKGQTLSKYGFDQFVKLKSYHLKDYPK; this is translated from the exons ATGTCTGTCGaggtcatcaccaccatctcccccaccaccgaggaACCCATCCTCACGCGCAACGGCATCTCCACCGAGGAGCTCGAGCAGATTCCCGACATTGCCACCCAGGCGTTCAAGGCATGGCGCACAACGAAGCTGGCTGACCGCcagatcatcatcaagaaggccctCAAGATCCTCGCCGACAGGCAGGATGAGCTTGCCAACGAGCTCACCGTCCAGATGGGACGTCCCATCGCCTACACGGCCAAGGAGGTAGCCACCGCCGTCAAACGGTCCGAATATCTGCTCAAGATCAGCGACGACGTGCTCCAGGACACGccgggcgaggaggagaagggtttCAAGAGATTTATCCGCAAAGTACCTGTTGGCCCAGTGCTTATCATCTTTGCGTGGAAT TATCCGTATCTGATCCTCGTCAACGCCCTGATCCCCGCGCTGCTTGCCGGAAACTCGGTCATCCTCAAGCCGTCCCCCCAGACCCCGACCGTTGCGGAACAAGTGGGCAGGGCCTTCCAGGAAGCCGGCTTGCCCGATGGCGTCATCCAATATTTCCACTCAGGATCGCCCACCATCATCGAGTCTATCGTTCGTAACCCCAAGATCGCGCTCGTCTGCTTTACTGGGTCGGTCGCCGGTGGTCTTGCTGTTCAGAGCGCCGCCTCGGACAGGGTGGTCAATGTTTGTCTGGAGCTTGGTGGAAAGGATCCGGCCTATGTCCGTGGTGATGTAGACATTGCTTGGGCTGCTGAAGAAATCGTGGACGGAGCCGTCTTCAACTCTGGTCAGAGCTGCTGCTCAATAGAGCGTGTGTATGTGGACGAGAAGATCCACGACCAGTTTGTTGAAGCCATTCAAAAAGTTCTGAAGGGCTACAAGCTGGGAGACCCCTTGGATAAGGCCACTCACCTGGGCCCTGTCATTTCAAAAAGGTCAAAGGAGACCATCGAGGCCCACATTCAAGACGCGTTGGACAAGGGCGCCGAGAACCTCACACCCGATAACGAGACATTCAAGGACCTTCCTCCCAAGGGCAACTTTGTCGTGCCAACGCTCCTCACCAAGGTCGATCACACAATGAAGGTCATGAAAGATGAGACTTTCGGGCCCGTGATCCCCGTTATGAAGGTAAAGAGCGACGAGGAAGCGGTGGAGCTAATGAACGACAGCGAGTTTGGTCTCACTGCCAGCATATGGACCAAGGACACAGATAAGGGATATGAGCTATGCGAGCAGGTTGAAGCGGGAACCGTTTTCGTCAACCGTTGTGATTTCCCAAGCCCT GACCTGGCCTGGACTGGATGGAAGAACTCCGGGAAGGGTCAAACATTGAGTAAATACGGTTTTGATCAATTCGTCAAGTTGAAGAGCTATCATTTGAAGGACTACCCCAAATAG